A DNA window from Choristoneura fumiferana chromosome 2, NRCan_CFum_1, whole genome shotgun sequence contains the following coding sequences:
- the Iswi gene encoding nucleosome-remodeling ATPase imitation SWI, translating into MSQTEEAMEVAEAGENSNGSSSDTTSSKGKEGDFESKIETDRSKRFDFLLKQTEIFSHFMSNTSKAGSSPPKAKAGRPKKNKDLDTSGSAGDHRHRKTEQEEDEELLAETNTKVKNIFRFESSPPYIKNGEMRDYQVRGLNWMISLYENGINGILADEMGLGKTLQTISLLGYMKNFKNIPGPHIVIVPKSTLTNWMNEFKKWCPSLKAVCLIGDQETRNTFIRETLMPGNWDVCITSYEMIIRERSVFKKFTWRYMVIDEAHRIKNEKSKLSELLREFKSMNRLLLTGTPLQNNLHELWALLNFLLPDVFNSSDDFDSWFNTNAALGDNQLVSRLHAVLRPFLLRRLKSEVEKKLKPKKELKVYVGLSKMQREWYTKVLMKDIDVVNGAGKVEKMRLQNILMQLRKCCNHPYLFDGAEPGPPYTTDEHLVYNCGKLAILDKLLPKLQEQDSRVLIFSQMTRMLDILEDYCLWRQYKYCRLDGQTPHEDRNRQIEEYNAEGSEKFVFMLSTRAGGLGINLTSADVVIIYDSDWNPQMDLQAMDRAHRIGQLKQVRVFRLITDNTVEEKIVERAEVKLRLDKLVIQSGRLIDQKNQLNKDEMLNMIRHGANHVFSSKDSEITDEDIDTILAKGETKTEELKQKLESLGESSLRAFSMDTPGATTDSVYQFEGEDYREKQKIIPLGSWIEPPKRERKANYAVDAYFREALRVSEPKAPKVQAPRPPKQPIVQDFQFFPPRLFELLDQEIYHYRKTLSYKVPRNPELGPDAAKIQREEQRKIDDAEALTEEEATEKENLLTQGFTNWTKRDFNQFIKANEKYGRDDIDNIAKDVEGKTPEEVMEYSAVFWERCHELQDIDRIMGQIERGEAKIQRRASIKKALDAKMARYRAPFHQLRISYGTNKGKNYVEEEDRFLVCMLHKLGFDKENVYEELRAAVHAAPQFRFDWFLKSRTAVELQRRCNTLITLIERENQELEEKERAEKKKKSGNVNQNTPGGGAGGKGAAGKRKADNTPDTAQKHKKKKK; encoded by the exons ATGTCACAAACAGAAGAAGCTATGGAAGTGGCCGAAGCTGGAGAAAATTCC AATGGCTCTTCAAGCGATACCACGTCATCGAAAGGTAAAGAAGGTGATTTCGAAAGCAAGATTGAAACCGACCGTTCCAAAAGATTTGACTTTTTGTTGAAACAAACCGAAATTTTCTCACATTTTATGTCAAATACCAGTAAAGCTGGAAGTAGTCCACCAAAGGCTAAAGCTGGAAGACCCAAGAAGAACAAGGATCTTGATACATCAGGATCTGCCGGAga TCACCGCCACCGTAAAACGGAGCAAGAAGAGGATGAAGAGCTCCTTGCAGAAACCAACACAAAGGTTAAGAATATATTTCGCTTTGAGTCTTCTCCTCCCTACATCAAGAATGGAGAAATGCGGGATTACCAAGTGCGTGGTCTCAACTGGATGATATCACTGTATGAAAATGGCATAAATGGCATCCTTGCTGATGAAATGGGTCTCGGGAAAACATTGCAAACAATATCTCTGCTTGGTTACATGAAAAATTTCAA GAATATTCCTGGGCCTCATATTGTAATTGTGCCAAAATCAACTTTAACAAATTGGATGAATGAATTTAAGAAATGGTGCCCATCCTTAAAAGCGGTCTGTTTAATTGGAGATCAAGAAACCAGG aacACATTCATTCGTGAAACTCTTATGCCTGGTAACTGGGATGTGTGCATCACATCATATGAAATGATCATTCGAGAACGATCAGTATTCAAAAAATTCACTTGGAGGTATATGGTTATTGATGAAGCTCACAGGATCAAAAATGAGAAATCGAAACTCTCAGAACTGCTCCGAGAGTTTAAGAGCATGAACAGGTTGCTGCTGACAGGCACTCCCTTGCAGAATAATCTTCACGAACTTTGGGCGTTACTTAACTTCTTATTGCCTGATGTTTTTAACAGCTCTGAT GACTTTGATTCCTGGTTCAATACAAATGCGGCTCTCGGTGACAATCAACTAGTTTCTCGGCTCCATGCTGTGCTAAGGCCATTCTTGCTGCGACGTCTCAAGTCTGAAGTGGAAAAAAAACTCAAGCCTAAAAAGGAGTTAAAAGTGTATGTGGGACTCAGCAAAATGCAGAGAGAGTGGTACACTAAGGTTTTGATGAAGGATATTGATGTTG TTAACGGAGCTGGTAAAGTGGAAAAAATGCGACTTCAAAACATTCTTATGCAGCTCCGTAAATGTTGCAACCATCCATACCTATTCGACGGGGCAGAACCGGGCCCGCCCTATACCACCGACGAACATTTAGTGTACAATTGCGGCAAACTGGCTATACTGGACAAACTGCTACCCAAGCTGCAGGAACAAGACTCGAGGGTTCTGATCTTCTCGCAGATGACGAGAATGTTAGATATTTTGGAGGATTATTGCCTATGGAGGCAGTATAAG TATTGCCGTCTGGATGGACAGACGCCTCATGAAGACCGCAACAGACAAATCGAGGAGTACAATGCTGAGGGCAGTGAGaagtttgtgtttatgctgTCGACTCGTGCTGGTGGCCTCGGCATTAACTTGACCTCGGCAGACGTCGTCATAATATACGATTCTGATTGGAATCCGCAAATGGATTTACAGGCTATGGATCGCGCGCATAGGATTGGACAGCTGAAACAG GTGCGAGTATTTCGGCTTATTACCGATAATACGGTAGAAGAAAAAATCGTGGAGCGGGCGGAAGTGAAACTTCGTCTCGATAAGCTCGTGATACAGTCTGGTCGCCTTATCGACCAGAAAAATCAACTCAACAAGGACGAAATGCTAAACATGATTCGACACGGGGCCAACCACGTCTTCTCTTCCAAGGATTCCGAGATCACTGATGAGGATATTGATACTATATTGGCTAAAGGAGAAACGAAG accGAAGAGCTGAAACAAAAATTGGAAAGTCTCGGTGAATCGTCATTGAGAGCTTTCTCTATGGATACGCCTGGTGCGACAACGGATTCCGTTTATCAATTTGAAG GAGAGGACTACAGAGAGAAGCAGAAGATAATCCCTCTGGGTAGCTGGATCGAGCCGCCAAAACGAGAGCGTAAGGCTAATTATGCGGTGGATGCATACTTCAGAGAAGCGCTCCGTGTTTCAGAGCCCAAGGCGCCCAAAGTACAG GCACCGCGACCGCCGAAGCAGCCGATTGTCCAAGACTTCCAGTTCTTCCCGCCGCGATTGTTCGAGCTGCTGGATCAAGAGATTTATCATTACAGAAAAACATTGAG CTATAAAGTGCCGCGTAATCCGGAGTTAGGACCAGACGCAGCCAAAATTCAGAGGGAGGAGCAACGCAAGATAGACGATGCTGAGGCGCTGACTGAAGAAGAGGCCACAGAGAAGGAAAATCTTCTAACACAAG GTTTTACGAACTGGACAAAGCGAGATTTTAATCAGTTCATTAAGGCGAATGAAAAATATGGCAGGGACGATATTGATAACATCGCTAAAGATGTTGAAGGAAAGACCCCGGAGGAG GTCATGGAGTATTCGGCAGTTTTCTGGGAGAGATGTCACGAACTCCAAGACATCGACAGAATAATGGGACAAATTGAACGGGGAGAGGCAAAGATTCAGAGGAGAGCTTCAATCAAGAAAGCGCTGGACGCAAAAATGGCGCGGTACAGGGCACCTTTCCACCAACTCCGAATTTCTTACGGAACCAACAAGGGCAAGAATTATGTAGAGGAAGAGGACAG GTTCCTGGTGTGCATGCTGCACAAGCTAGGCTTCGACAAGGAGAACGTGTACGAGGAGCTGCGGGCCGCCGTGCACGCCGCGCCGCAGTTCCGCTTCGACTGGTTCCTGAAGTCGCGCACCGCCGTCGAACTGCAGCGGAG ATGTAACACGCTTATCACGTTGATCGAAAGAGAAAATCAGGAGCTGGAAGAAAAGGAACGTGcagaaaagaagaagaagagcgGCAATGTCAACCAGAACACACCCGGAGGCGGCGCAGGTGGCAAGGGCGCCGCCGGCAAGCGTAAGGCAGACAACACTCCCGATACCGCCCAAAAACacaagaaaaagaagaaatga
- the LOC141445506 gene encoding FAST kinase domain-containing protein 5, mitochondrial: MNTALRVTRNLRYFNYLHQMSRGNVINNLRNNFKNMHISSSLSVKMFMEHENQYAYGIMESKGYATKLKSEHKAELIAKDKFDHLIQQNWTKKSPQEIFELFPILGTYCSEHGLCISNKMFDSYIDTLTDNIKHASDEELKLLFYSLVKWPETESIRTRNYIEVWAALDDECLKRYKGWSVDELLSYLALFYLLNVSRVSDYSVKSVQRITNKVQQITSEQFVQTMFFIGTTRKSPFDMHNLEVYLDSNFFKFSLDELAIMSMGFFKSKTPIRSLKILERIIDKIIEHSAEVHEVSLAALLKVIKYSMKLDENNKVYELLDVLQHEAPRLSIMCKVHIALIGTATLTLHKPCLTKIAESVIESISEARAKDLERLVFTFGTFNHRPDTRECFFQKVISELRREEREPEILKYGRSFACTVAFLGAQGIYPIDLMDKVLNPEFLNTTYGKYVHNYGKEILAIQNAADIYCTKDTKMNSLNEKSIKILAKKYTDYCPSEKYPKQYNITEKMFLDVMKMLKQSRGGEEYVIGDHILTHHQRGDIIICNSPDGKPLPIGNVFSSETFGVLRKPPNSNHWIVLVITGRNGLIKNSGTPTGPFLSKVRDLQALGFHAALVLWTKYSSLETASEKTEYLNLLIKEALKT; the protein is encoded by the exons ATGAATACCGCTTTGAGAGTTACACGCAACTTAAGATATTTCAATTATCTACATCAAATGTCACGAGGcaatgttataaataatttacgaaataatttcaaaaatatgcaCATTTCTAGTAGTTTGAGTGTTAAAATGTTTATGGAGCACGAAAACCAATATGCCTATGGTATAATGGAAAGTAAAGGTTACGCAACCAAATTGAAATCGGAACATAAGGCTGAACTTATAGCGAAAGATAAATTTGACCATTTGATTCAACAAAATTGGACAAAGAAGTCTCCGCAAGAAATTTTCGAGTTGTTTCCTATTCTGGGTACTTATTGCTCTGAGCATGGACTATGCATATCTAATAAAATGTTTGATAGTTACATAGATACCCTAACTGATAATATTAAGCATGCTTCAGATGAAGAATTAAAACTCCTATTTTATTCACTTGTGAAGTGGCCAGAAACAGAATCGATTAGAACTAGGAACTATATTGAAGTGTGGGCGGCTCTAGATGATGAGTGTTTGAAGAGGTATAAAGGTTGGTCAGTGGATGAATTATTGTCATATTTGGCtctcttttatttattaaatgtttcAAGAGTCAGTGATTATTCAGTAAAAAGTGTTCAACGAATCACCAACAAAGTGCAGCAGATAACTTCAGAACAGTTTGTTCAAACTATGTTCTTTATAGGCACCACCAGGAAATCGCCTTTTGATATGCATAACTTGGAAGTATATTTGGATAGCAATTTCTTTAAGTTCTCACTAGATGAGTTAGCTATTATGTCAATGGGTTTTTTCAAAAGTAAAACTCCCATACGAAGTTTAAAGATATTGGAACGAATAATTGATAAAATTATAGAACATTCAGCCGAGGTTCACGAAGTGTCCCTAGCTGCCTTACTGAAGGTGATAAAATATTCCATGAAGttagatgaaaataataaagtatatgAGTTACTGGATGTTCTGCAGCATGAAGCACCCCGTCTGTCTATCATGTGCAAGGTGCACATTGCTTTGATTGGGACAGCCACATTAACATTGCACAAACCTTGTTTGACAAAAATTGCTGAGAGTGTTATTGAATCCATATCAGAGGCTAGGGCAAAGGATCTAGAAAGACTGGTGTTCACATTTGGAACATTTAACCATAGACCTGATACAAGAGAATGTTTTTTTCAAAAAGTCATAAGTGAATTAAGGAGAGAGGAGCGAGAACCAGAAATTCTCAAATATGGAAGATCTTTTGCCTGTACTGTAGCCTTTTTAGGAGCACAAGGAATATACCCTATTGACCTGATGGACAAAGTGCTAAATCCAGAATTTTTGAACACTACTTACGGAAAGTATGTCCATAACTATGGCAAAGAAATTCTAGCTATCCAAAATGCAGCTGATATTTACTGCACAAAAGACACAAAAATGAATTCACTAAATGAAAAGAGTATtaaaatattagcaaaaaaatatacagattaTTGTCCAAGTGAAAAATATCCTAAACAGTATAATATTACCGAAAAGATGTTCTTAGATGTCATGAAGATGTTGAAACAAAGTCGCGGTGGTGAAGAATATGTGATTGGAGACCATATTCTAACTCATCACCAAAGAGGAG aTATAATAATCTGCAACAGTCCTGATGGAAAACCACTACCAATTGGCAATGTATTTAGCTCTGAAACCTTTGGTGTTCTAAGGAAACCTCCTAACAGCAACCACTGGATAGTTCTAGTTATTACTGGAAGAAatggtttaattaaaaattcaggGACACCAACGGGACCATTCTTGTCAAAAGTTAGAGATCTACAAGCATTGGGATTTCATGCAGCTCtg GTACTTTGGACTAAATATTCAAGCCTGGAGACAGCAAGTGAAAAAACTGAGTACTTGAATTTATTGATCAAAGAAGCGTTAAAAACCTAA
- the LOC141442780 gene encoding CCR4-NOT transcription complex subunit 7-like isoform X1, with the protein MILQMPAASFGGTMNSLKDDCAIKNVWNHNLHEEFHVIRQIVQKYHWVAMDTEFPGVVARPIGEFRSTADYQYQLLRCNVDLLRIIQLGLTFMDENGKTPPGCTTWQFNFKFNLQEDMYAQDSIDLLQNSGLQFREHEEHGIEPLEFAELLMSSGIVLMDNINWLSFHSGYDFGYLLKLLTDQNLPQEETDFFESLRLYFPNVYDVKYLMKLCKNLKGGLQEVADQLELRRVGPQHQAGSDSHLTGMAFFKIKEIFFDGNIESTSGHLYGLGAPFAPNNFQDNGDAASS; encoded by the exons ATGATTTTACAGATGCCTGCCGCTAGCTTTGGCGGCACAATGAACTCTCTGAAAGATGATTGTGCAATCAAAAATGTGTGGAACCACAATCTTCATGAAGAATTTCATGTTATTCGACAG ATTGTCCAGAAGTATCATTGGGTGGCCATGGACACAGAGTTTCCTGGAGTGGTGGCCAGGCCTATTGGTGAATTCAGATCTACAGCAGACTATCAGTACCAACTACTTAG GTGCAATGTAGACCTGCTGAGGATTATTCAACTTGGTCTCACATTCATGGATGAAAATGGAAAGACCCCTCCAGGCTGTACAACATGGCAGTTCAATTTTAAGTTTAACCTACA GGAAGATATGTATGCCCAAGATTCTATTGATTTACTGCAGAATTCAGGGCTCCAGTTTAGGGAGCATGAAGAACATGGAATCGAGCCATTAGAGTTTGCAGAACTTCTTATGTCCTCAG GAATTGTGCTCATGGATAACATCAACTGGCTGAGTTTCCATTCTGGATATGATTTTGGATACTTATTAAAGCTGCTAACGGACCAAAATCTTCCTCAAGAGGAGACTGATTTTTTTGAAAGTCTGCGCTTATATTTTCCAAATGTTTATGAtgtaaaa TACTTAATGAAGCTGTGCAAGAACCTGAAGGGCGGTCTTCAAGAGGTGGCAGATCAACTTGAGCTTCGGCGTGTGGGCCCGCAGCATCAAGCTGGCTCAGACTCTCACCTCACCGGCATGGCATTTTTCAAGATCAAAGAG atatttttcgaCGGTAACATCGAGAGCACGAGCGGGCACCTCTACGGGCTGGGGGCGCCGTTTGCGCCCAACAACTTCCAAGACAACGGCGATGCCGCGTCGTCCTGA
- the LOC141442780 gene encoding CCR4-NOT transcription complex subunit 7-like isoform X2 — MPAASFGGTMNSLKDDCAIKNVWNHNLHEEFHVIRQIVQKYHWVAMDTEFPGVVARPIGEFRSTADYQYQLLRCNVDLLRIIQLGLTFMDENGKTPPGCTTWQFNFKFNLQEDMYAQDSIDLLQNSGLQFREHEEHGIEPLEFAELLMSSGIVLMDNINWLSFHSGYDFGYLLKLLTDQNLPQEETDFFESLRLYFPNVYDVKYLMKLCKNLKGGLQEVADQLELRRVGPQHQAGSDSHLTGMAFFKIKEIFFDGNIESTSGHLYGLGAPFAPNNFQDNGDAASS; from the exons ATGCCTGCCGCTAGCTTTGGCGGCACAATGAACTCTCTGAAAGATGATTGTGCAATCAAAAATGTGTGGAACCACAATCTTCATGAAGAATTTCATGTTATTCGACAG ATTGTCCAGAAGTATCATTGGGTGGCCATGGACACAGAGTTTCCTGGAGTGGTGGCCAGGCCTATTGGTGAATTCAGATCTACAGCAGACTATCAGTACCAACTACTTAG GTGCAATGTAGACCTGCTGAGGATTATTCAACTTGGTCTCACATTCATGGATGAAAATGGAAAGACCCCTCCAGGCTGTACAACATGGCAGTTCAATTTTAAGTTTAACCTACA GGAAGATATGTATGCCCAAGATTCTATTGATTTACTGCAGAATTCAGGGCTCCAGTTTAGGGAGCATGAAGAACATGGAATCGAGCCATTAGAGTTTGCAGAACTTCTTATGTCCTCAG GAATTGTGCTCATGGATAACATCAACTGGCTGAGTTTCCATTCTGGATATGATTTTGGATACTTATTAAAGCTGCTAACGGACCAAAATCTTCCTCAAGAGGAGACTGATTTTTTTGAAAGTCTGCGCTTATATTTTCCAAATGTTTATGAtgtaaaa TACTTAATGAAGCTGTGCAAGAACCTGAAGGGCGGTCTTCAAGAGGTGGCAGATCAACTTGAGCTTCGGCGTGTGGGCCCGCAGCATCAAGCTGGCTCAGACTCTCACCTCACCGGCATGGCATTTTTCAAGATCAAAGAG atatttttcgaCGGTAACATCGAGAGCACGAGCGGGCACCTCTACGGGCTGGGGGCGCCGTTTGCGCCCAACAACTTCCAAGACAACGGCGATGCCGCGTCGTCCTGA